The following are encoded in a window of Phocoena phocoena chromosome 2, mPhoPho1.1, whole genome shotgun sequence genomic DNA:
- the CDCA4 gene encoding cell division cycle-associated protein 4, with the protein MFARGLKRKCAEDEEAAPAYSLQRQSLLDMSLVKLQLCHMLVEPNLCRSVLIANTVRQIQEEMTQDGSWCVPVPQTAGRASRDRLVSTEILCRSAREGARPAPDPGDPASELQVVPAAQAPGVPPGGVWDGDGPRENRGSFHKSLDQIFETLESQSPGAVEELFSDVDGSYYDLDAVLTGMVGGAKSGQDGLEAFASTATPPPSAGCKSDLGELDHVVEILVET; encoded by the coding sequence ATGTTTGCGCGAGGGCTGAAGAGGAAGTGCGCGGAGGACGAGGAGGCCGCGCCTGCGTACAGTCTGCAGCGCCAGTCGCTCCTGGACATGTCACTGGTCAAGCTCCAGCTGTGCCACATGCTGGTGGAGCCCAACCTGTGCCGTTCGGTCCTCATCGCCAACACGGTCCGGCAGATTCAAGAGGAGATGACCCAGGACGGGAGCTGGTGCGTGCCGGTGCCCCAGACCGCGGGGCGGGCGTCGCGCGACCGCCTGGTGTCCACGGAGATCCTGTGCCGCTCAGCGCGCGAGGGGGCGCGCCCGGCCCCTGACCCTGGAGACCCGGCCTCTGAGCTCCAAGTGGTCCCAGCAGCACAGGCTCCCGGGGTCCCTCCTGGTGGCGTTTGGGACGGGGACGGTCCTCGAGAAAACAGAGGAAGCTTTCACAAGTCGCTCGATCAGATATTTGAAACACTGGAGAGTCAAAGCCCCGGTGCGGTGGAGGAGCTGTTTTCCGACGTGGACGGCTCCTACTACGACCTGGACGCAGTGCTGACCGGCATGGTGGGCGGTGCCAAGTCGGGCCAGGACGGGCTGGAGGCCTTCGCCTCCACGGCCACCCCGCCCCCCAGCGCCGGCTGCAAGTCGGACCTGGGCGAGCTGGACCACGTGGTGGAGATTCTGGTGGAGACCTGA